A window of the Anticarsia gemmatalis isolate Benzon Research Colony breed Stoneville strain chromosome W, ilAntGemm2 primary, whole genome shotgun sequence genome harbors these coding sequences:
- the LOC142985986 gene encoding uncharacterized protein LOC142985986 — MASSSENYTTHASSDSDIPISAVAGKENINTKSRNKRPCPNFSPTNQLSDVKEEIKAMLATWKVDQDSQITKLCEQQTALLNRLVSDVADLKKQTSVLRNSNLEIEKSMSFINGQFEDMKKQINSLQKERDTYRSSISHLESVIQDLQMSSRSSTIELRNIPTNPNETPLLLTSIVSKLGAMVNVDIAKTEVRDVYRLPGKTGTIRPIVAELNSVQTKVQLLESVRNFNKNRSKGDILSTQNLGIPGEPKPVYIAEHLSPSMRKLYFKAREFSKQNKYMFCWTKNGAIYLRKKPGDKHVRIVSEVSLTDIPQNL, encoded by the coding sequence ATGGCAAGTTCTAGCGAAAACTACACAACTCATGCAAGTTCGGACTCGGATATACCCATCTCTGCAGTCGCAGGCAAGGAGAATATCAACACGAAATCCCGAAATAAACGTCCGTGCCCGAATTTCTCACCCACTAATCAACTATCCGATGTGAAGGAAGAGATTAAAGCTATGCTTGCAACTTGGAAAGTTGACCAAGATTCCCAAATAACAAAACTGTGTGAGCAACAAACAGCACTCTTAAATCGCTTGGTGTCTGATGTGGCTGATCTCAAAAAGCAGACGTCCGTATTGCGTAACTCCAACTTAGAAATTGAGAAGTCCATGTCTTTTATAAACGGTCAATTCGAGGacatgaaaaaacaaataaactcacTACAAAAGGAAAGAGACACTTACAGAAGTTCGATAAGCCATCTGGAGTCTGTTATACAGGACTTACAAATGTCATCCCGTTCTTCGACTATTGAACTTAGGAATATACCTACCAACCCAAATGAAACTCCGCTTCTATTAACATCTATAGTCAGCAAGCTGGGGGCAATGGTAAATGTTGATATAGCTAAAACGGAAGTCCGTGATGTATACCGCCTACCCGGAAAAACTGGAACCATTAGACCCATTGTCGCCGAGCTAAACAGTGTCCAGACTAAGGTCCAACTACTGGAATCTGTCcgtaatttcaacaaaaatcgTTCAAAAGGTGACATCCTGAGCACTCAAAACTTAGGCATACCAGGGGAACCTAAGCCCGTCTACATTGCCGAGCACCTATCACCCAGTATGAGGAAGCTGTATTTCAAGGCGCGGGAGttctcaaaacaaaataagtacaTGTTTTGCTGGACTAAGAATGGAGCCATATATCTACGGAAGAAGCCGGGAGACAAACATGTCCGCATCGTATCGGAGGTATCACTTACCGACATACCACAGAACTTGTGA